One genomic region from Bacillus aquiflavi encodes:
- a CDS encoding DMT family transporter, whose translation MYRVQHNYFFLWASAFPAIRIGLEAYSPLHLTLLRLLVGSLALVIFALITRMRLPHIKDIPMILLLGGFGFAAYHTALNYGEMTVSAGAASLIISTAPIFTALLSLFFFKERLKISAWIGAVVSLLGVAFISLGSSDHLHLNSGALFVLIAAFVESIYFAFQKPYLKKYGSLAFTTYCLWAGTLFMLIFLPGLGEEIMAAPFKVTLNVVYLGIFPTVIAYIALAYVTSRVGASEATSSLYLIPALAFIISWIWLGESPTQLTIIGGCITLFGVFLANMKKGENSKSHSQSKIETKF comes from the coding sequence ATTTATAGGGTACAGCATAACTATTTTTTTCTTTGGGCTTCGGCATTTCCAGCGATTCGAATTGGCTTAGAAGCATATAGCCCTTTGCATTTAACTTTACTGCGTCTTCTTGTTGGATCTCTCGCTCTTGTCATTTTCGCTCTTATTACGCGCATGAGGCTGCCACATATAAAAGATATTCCGATGATTTTGCTTCTTGGGGGATTCGGCTTTGCTGCCTATCATACAGCTTTAAACTATGGAGAAATGACAGTGAGCGCTGGTGCCGCTAGTTTAATTATTTCAACAGCGCCCATTTTTACTGCTCTATTATCGTTATTCTTTTTCAAAGAACGATTAAAAATATCGGCTTGGATTGGCGCAGTCGTTAGTTTATTAGGCGTTGCCTTCATTTCCCTCGGCTCTTCAGATCACCTTCATTTGAATAGCGGGGCATTATTCGTTCTTATTGCCGCTTTTGTCGAGAGTATTTATTTTGCCTTTCAAAAGCCTTATTTAAAAAAATATGGATCACTTGCATTTACGACTTATTGTCTCTGGGCTGGAACGTTGTTTATGCTTATATTTCTTCCTGGACTTGGTGAGGAAATAATGGCAGCTCCGTTTAAAGTGACCTTGAATGTCGTTTACTTAGGAATCTTTCCAACTGTAATTGCTTATATCGCTTTAGCCTATGTTACAAGTCGTGTCGGGGCTTCTGAAGCGACAAGCTCCCTTTATTTAATTCCTGCTCTTGCATTTATAATTTCTTGGATCTGGCTCGGTGAATCACCAACTCAGCTTACGATAATTGGCGGATGTATAACGCTTTTTGGCGTCTTTCTTGCAAATATGAAAAAGGGGGAAAATAGTAAGTCTCACTCACAAAGCAAAATTGAAACAAAGTTTTAA
- a CDS encoding aminotransferase-like domain-containing protein, with product MNLKLNDRTPKYQQIITFIRDKISNGEWPIGSKIPSQRQLAKLLNVNRSTVITALEELAADGLIEGKMGKGTIVINNTWSLLAATSLPNWNDNVPLGIYEPSKTTVQEINATESNSSLIQLSKGELSPELFPLQTMRDVMRRASEKMSSFGYEEPKGSLHLREAISNYLLTIGIKASPASILIVSGALQALQLISIGLLKIGSTILLEKPSYLYSLHLFQSAGMKLTGVSLDQSDFFTRKSKREQAILYTIPCFHNPTGRLLSSQHRQEILKLCEKEQLPMIEDDIYRELWIDEKPPLPLKAFDSSGHVLFVDSLSKTLSPGLRIGWIVGSEPVIERLADIKMQTDYGSSSISQSVAFEWLDSGLYEKHLVYVREQLKVRRGIVLFALETYLSDIACWEIPSGGLFVWIQIKPKISMRDLFMKARANGLLINPGHIYGEDSGRYLRLSYAYAPILELKQGIQQLSQLIKQLIKK from the coding sequence ATGAACTTGAAACTAAATGATCGAACACCTAAATATCAACAAATTATCACTTTTATACGTGATAAAATTTCCAATGGAGAATGGCCGATTGGAAGTAAGATCCCCAGCCAACGCCAACTGGCGAAGTTGCTAAATGTAAACAGAAGTACTGTTATTACCGCATTAGAGGAATTAGCGGCAGATGGCTTAATTGAGGGTAAAATGGGGAAGGGAACAATTGTTATTAATAATACATGGTCATTATTAGCAGCAACCTCACTTCCAAATTGGAATGATAATGTTCCGTTAGGGATATATGAGCCTAGTAAAACAACAGTTCAAGAGATTAATGCTACAGAGTCGAATTCAAGTTTAATCCAACTAAGCAAAGGTGAGCTGTCCCCCGAACTTTTTCCGTTGCAGACGATGAGGGATGTAATGAGAAGAGCAAGTGAAAAAATGAGTTCATTTGGATATGAGGAACCGAAGGGATCACTACATTTGCGTGAAGCGATAAGCAACTATTTATTAACAATTGGTATTAAAGCTTCTCCTGCCTCTATTTTGATTGTGAGCGGGGCATTACAGGCATTGCAGTTAATATCGATTGGTCTTTTAAAAATAGGCTCAACGATTTTACTAGAAAAACCTTCGTATTTGTACTCACTTCATTTGTTTCAATCAGCAGGGATGAAGTTAACTGGTGTCTCATTAGATCAAAGCGATTTTTTTACGCGAAAGTCGAAGCGAGAGCAAGCGATTTTATATACGATTCCGTGCTTTCACAATCCGACAGGAAGATTATTATCATCTCAACATCGTCAAGAAATTCTTAAATTGTGTGAAAAAGAACAGCTCCCAATGATTGAAGATGATATTTATCGAGAGTTGTGGATTGATGAAAAACCGCCGTTGCCATTAAAAGCCTTCGATTCCTCAGGTCATGTTTTATTTGTTGACAGTCTATCGAAAACTTTAAGCCCCGGCTTGCGAATTGGCTGGATCGTAGGATCAGAGCCTGTTATTGAGCGTTTGGCGGATATTAAAATGCAAACAGATTATGGTTCAAGCTCGATCTCGCAAAGTGTTGCATTTGAATGGCTTGATAGCGGTTTATATGAAAAGCATTTAGTTTACGTAAGAGAGCAATTAAAAGTACGAAGGGGGATTGTGCTATTCGCATTAGAAACTTATTTAAGCGATATTGCTTGTTGGGAGATCCCATCAGGAGGATTGTTTGTCTGGATACAAATAAAGCCGAAAATTTCAATGAGAGATCTGTTTATGAAGGCACGAGCTAATGGACTGCTTATTAATCCTGGCCATATTTATGGGGAAGATTCAGGACGTTATCTTCGGCTTTCTTATGCGTATGCACCCATCCTTGAGTTGAAACAAGGAATTCAACAGCTTAGTCAACTAATCAAGCAGCTTATTAAAAAATAA
- a CDS encoding cytochrome ubiquinol oxidase subunit I — translation MWQLGSIIPKDIELVIPGNIGFFEILLVISFLLHILFVNITVGSSSLAVFQEIKGIVKKDKKYDNLAFQLATHASIMKSIAVVIGVAPLLIISVIYTQYFYPSTLLIGKAWLSLIILLIAAFLILYLYKFSWDKMGGGKKKLHVLIGATGSLLLLFVPLIFIVNVVSMLYPEMWEGSKGFFHGLVYYPQIWQRYFHFILASFAVAGFYLYFWNARAERKIADRAGMTKEEKAEVVKDGKKFGVKVMLWTTLLQLVAGTVLLMSFERDIMMLYMGDSALLTGLLIGSIFITLLLSFFLYLLLKHDKRKYFILSMTTFVLVLGLMGWMRHELRESYLEPYKADNVRTTSIEVSE, via the coding sequence ATGTGGCAATTAGGGTCGATTATACCGAAAGATATTGAATTAGTGATCCCAGGAAATATTGGTTTTTTTGAAATCTTACTTGTTATTAGCTTTTTACTTCACATTTTATTTGTTAACATTACAGTCGGTTCTTCATCCCTTGCTGTTTTTCAAGAAATAAAAGGGATCGTTAAGAAAGATAAAAAATACGACAACTTAGCTTTCCAATTAGCAACACATGCATCGATAATGAAAAGTATTGCTGTTGTAATTGGGGTAGCGCCGTTATTAATTATTAGTGTTATTTACACACAATATTTTTATCCATCAACATTATTAATTGGTAAGGCTTGGTTGTCACTTATTATTCTATTAATCGCTGCTTTTCTCATTTTATATTTATATAAATTTAGTTGGGATAAAATGGGCGGAGGAAAAAAGAAACTACACGTTTTAATTGGTGCAACTGGTAGTTTACTATTACTATTTGTTCCACTCATTTTCATTGTGAACGTTGTCTCAATGCTTTATCCAGAAATGTGGGAAGGCTCAAAAGGATTTTTCCATGGTTTAGTATACTATCCACAAATTTGGCAAAGATATTTCCACTTTATTTTAGCAAGCTTTGCCGTTGCAGGATTTTATCTATACTTTTGGAATGCACGAGCTGAGAGAAAAATTGCTGATAGAGCGGGCATGACGAAAGAAGAAAAAGCAGAAGTCGTTAAAGATGGCAAAAAGTTTGGTGTAAAAGTAATGCTTTGGACAACATTACTTCAATTAGTAGCAGGAACTGTTTTATTAATGAGTTTTGAACGCGATATTATGATGCTTTATATGGGAGATAGTGCTTTACTAACAGGACTGCTAATAGGTTCAATCTTTATCACTCTATTACTTTCTTTCTTCTTATATTTATTGTTAAAGCATGATAAAAGAAAATACTTTATTTTATCTATGACTACTTTCGTTCTTGTTCTTGGTTTAATGGGATGGATGCGCCACGAATTGCGTGAATCCTACTTAGAACCGTATAAGGCTGATAACGTAAGAACAACTTCTATAGAAGTAAGCGAATAA